GGTGTTCACTGTAATGGCCTGCTTCTCTTCAGTGGTCTACCTAATTACAAACTAACTACTAAACAGAACACTAAGGAGCCTTTTTCAGACCAGATTTAGAAGTTCTGCAACAGGACTCATTTCAGATCAATACCGACTTTTTGGAGCAGCCTACTACGTGCAAGGTACTGTGCAAGGTGCTGGGGAAACAAAGGTTAGTAAGACACAGTTTCTCCTTCTGAAGACTGCCCTTATTTACCACTGCATGCCCCTGTAGACTGTTCCTTTCTGAGGGCAGTCTTATTGCCTACCCTGCTGCCTAAAGCTACACAGATGCTCAATGCATACTAAATGAATGGAGGAATGGGTTCACAGGAGCGTCCTTAAAAACGTCTTCTGGCAGCACATGACAATGAGACTCTAGCTTAACTGCACTCTATCTTAACTATCACATGAAGAGGTGGTTAAGTTAAAACGAAGCTgacagggtgggccctaatccaatctgactggagTCCTCATACGAAGAGGAGATTAGAACACAAGGAAAGACTCCAGGGATGAGCACACACAGCCGAGGGGCAACCCTGTAAGGACACACTGAGAAGGTGGGCACAtgccagccaaggagagaggcttcagaagaaaccaaacctgctgacaccttgaacttggacttgcagcttctagaactgtgggaaaataaatttctgttgtttcagccatccggtctgtggtattttgttatggcaaccctagcaaactaacataGATTTTCACAGCTTTTATGCCCAGATCCAAAACTCCCTTCTGTAGGGTACACAAAATGTAGGAATAATTCTAAGAGTGGATGGATGAAGCTGAGTGCAGAGGGAATGAGTCACACAAGTACCCgggggagacagacaggagaGGGTGAGACAGTAGCCCAGATTGAGCTAAAACAGCTGCAATATATACGTATTTCCCTCCCCTTATGATACCAGCACAAAATCTAGGGCTGTTCTCTCCCCAAATCTGAGACTGAAAGTAGCCTTTcgacttttttcccccttctcagGCTACATTTTGCTATTTAACACAATTTCACTTGTCTAAAAATACTGTGGCAGGAGGAAGACCCTAGATTTCTCTCTGCATGCAAAGTCTTTATATACAAAGAGTACCTGCTGATAAGGTAATGAGATTGAATTTTTGACAGGCAAAAAAGAGTATCAAAAATACACCATCAAATGAGATTCTTGGTAGCCACAGGGAAGCTACACTCGAAGCCCAATTCTAATGTCAGGggattgattttttgttttatttcatttttaataaatatgccATCTCATATGTACAGGTGAATGTCTCCTTCAAAATAGTCATTCTGGAAGGTTCTACATTTATTCTAACCATGTCATTGTTCTCAAATCATTTCTGGAATTGCTCTCAGTGACTGTGAGTTAGTCTTCTGAATGCTCTCAATGGTGACTCTTGAAGGTAgatttgattttcaaaaacaaCCAAATCTCCTCCTACGTCAGCTCTGGTTAACTAGGGGGACGAGTCAAATGTGTAAGGCCAAGAGGATTGACTCTAAAGTATCCAGGCCGATTTTTCTGGAGTGAATTGTACTCAACCCCAGAAGCCAGTTTCCAAAGGCAAACCCTAGACATGTGTGGTAAACACGTTATAGGCATGACATCAAGGGGGGGGGGCTGGTGACTGCTCTGAAGGAAACCTCATTCATTTGAATATGCAAGTTTTCTAGTGGGTCTCTTGACCAGAATACTTCCTCAGATCCAGACCTACCCTGCCTCATGGTTCCCAGAAGTACAAGGACCTCACTGTCTAAGTCAACTCTTAATCCCCAACCTGGGTACTTGACACGTCTGCAATGAATAGCTGATGGAAAAGTTCAGCATCGGGCAAGAAAGTCCAAAGTGTCTGGGGCTGACTCTATGTGATTCAAAGGCAGAATTAGGACCCAGAGAGATGCTCCCCAGTCCTAAATTTCTGCTCACTTTGAGAAAGACATTGTTAGTAGCTGGAGCTGTCCAGCAATGGAGTTAGTTTGCCCCGGAAATGGTGAGCTTCCCACCCAAGGAGGAGTTTAAAGCAAAGGCTGCTTGTTATGGGAACCAGTAGAGGTTCCTCCTGTAATGGGGAGCTATGCAATCCCATTCAAGGGTTATCCCCTGAGTTCAACCTGTACAATACCTGGCAACTGGTAGGCCCTGAAAAAATACTGGAATAGAAAGAATGAGCAATCGGGAATGAGGTACCTCTTGTGAGCCAAGTAAAGGGGAAGAGGCCAGGGGCTCGGTCAGCTGCAAAGCAGGCAgggaaaagtgaaatgaaaagagCCAGGGAGCCACGAGGCCTTCCTTGAGCTTTTGGTACAGTAGGAGAGAAGTTGCCTTGGGTGCCTGAAAGCTCACATGTTTTTGAAAGGGCAATACTTTTGAAGGGGGTAGGAGTTGAGGGAGGAGATAAACCACTGCTCACCCTTCTTAAACTCCTCCAGCACCGTGTCCAGCCGGGTATCATTGAAGACGCAGTGTAGGGGCCGGTTGTAGAAGCGAGTGACGGTGAGGAGCGGGGTGCAGTCGTCGGGGTCCACGAAGGCCAAGTCCTTGACAAAGAGAATGTCCACAATGTTGTGCCGCTGGTCGCCCTCGTACACGGGGATGCGAGTGTAGCCGCTGCGCAGGATCTCGGAGACCGTGGCGAAGTCCAGCACGGCGTCGGAGCGCAGCATGAAGCAGTCCCCGAGGGGGGTCAACACCTCCTCCACCACCTTGGTGCGAAGCTCCAGGGCGCCCTGGATGATGTTGAGCTCTTCCTTCACAAGGTCGCTGTAGGGGTCCGCGGCCCGCAGCGTCTCAAGCAGCTTCTCCCGCGTGTAGAAGGTGCTGATCTCCTGACGCAGCGCCCAGTCCAGCAAGCGGCCCAGTGGGTAACACACAGGGAAGGCGGCCGCCATCAGGAGCCGGGTAAGGCACACACTGTGCGAGGCGATGGCCAGCCCGTGCCGCGAGCACACCGAGTAGGGGCAGATCTCGGCGCCCAGGAACACGGCGCCGGTGCACACGAGCGCCGGCAGCCACGGGAAGTGAATCCCTGCCTCGCCGTAGCCTTCCTCCGGATCCCCGACGCCCGGCGGCAACGAGGCATACAGCCAGCCGGCCAGAGCCGCGTTGGCTCCGGCTTGGCCCAGGAGCAAGGTGCAAAGCAGATGGGTCCCCCTGCCGCGCACGGCCTGCACGCGGCGCGCCTGCTCCTGCTCGGCGGCCGAGCCGCTGTTCCGCAGCACCCGTAACTCCACCGGGTCCAGCGAGAGCAGACTCAGGCGCAGGCCGCTGAACAGTGCAGACAGGGCGAGCAGCAGGATAGCCCCGAGAGCCCGCAGCCACGCGGGGGGCAGCAGGTCCCCGCCCGGGCCGTACAGCCGCGGGCGGACGCGCAGCAGGAAGCCGCCAGCGGCGCCGTGGTGGTGCCAGGTGCGCCCGTCCCAGGCGCACAGCGAGAAGAGCTTCCCGCCACCGTCCGCGCCGCCCCGCTCTGCCTCGCCCTTGCGCAGCTCCCGCACCCGCACCTGAACTAGAGCCGAGCCTGCCACGCCTCCGGGGCGCAGGGGCCCCAGGACTTCCACGTCCGACGCCCAGTCGCTCTGCTCGCGGCAGCGCTGCGGCCCTGGGGGGCGCGTGGGGACAGCGCTGGGCGCCACGCCACTGCCGCCTGGGGGCTCCTCGATAAACACGAGCCGCGGAGCCCAGTCACCGGTGCCGTTCTCCCCCGGGGAAAGGGTGGGTGCAGGCACAGTCGCCGTGGGCGCCGCGGGCCCGGGCTGGAAATAGACGCGCAGGAGGAAGCTGGTGCCTTCGGCGGCACGCAGGGTGCCCCCTTCCAGGGACACGCGGCCTCCAGCGGTGTCCTCGGGCCTCAGGCCCAGCAgccaggcggcggcggccgggggcCGAGGAGACAGGGAGAAGAAGAGCAGGAGCACAGCGCCTCGGCTGCAGCAGTCCCGGAGCCTTACACCCaccgctgctgccgccgccgccgccgccatcctGCACCCGGCGCGGCCGCACGTGATACTGCAGAAGCCGAGCaagagctggagggaggaggagccggAGCCGGGAACCGGCCCCAGGCAGGTCACCACGTGTACGCCCCCTACGCGCGTGGGCTGGAGGCGGTGGGGGTTCAGACCCTGCCTGGGCAGGATGTCTTCGCCGGAGGCTGGAGATGCCCACGCATAACTGCACTCTGCATAACCCAAACACACTTCGTTGTATCTGAGTTGCAGTCTGGGGAAAGCTTGCCTTGGAGCATGGCCTCCACTCCAGCAGTAGGGCGCCGCTCCGAGAACTCCTACCCGGCAGTAATTCCTTGCTTACCCACCGCTTCCCCATTGGCTGGGGCAATTTCCCAGCGTTTTGCCTCTCGCCCTGCCTCTTGCATTCCCTCTTCTGGTCAAAGGATATTCTGGAGGCAAGTCTTCAATCTGTGAACTTTGTGTTTGGTCTCAACTCCAACTGACCtttcatatttcaaaaatttctaaattacttAAGTTCAATTCCTTGTTAAGATCCGAATGTCCAATAAGAAACTGTTGAAATAAATTATACCACTGTGCaatagaatactatgcagcctgaaaaaagaatgaggtgaATCCATGTGTTTGTGATATGGAAAAATATCCAAAGTAATAGTTGAAAAATAACAAGGTGCAGAATGATGTGTATAATATGCTACTATTTGTGCTAAAAGTATTTATGTGTAAatttgtatgtacatatatacatatataaaatattagattTAACATACAGAGGATACACAAGAAATTTGTAATAGTGTTGCCCTCTGGGGAGCAGGACCAGAGTCTGGAAGTTTGGTTGAAAGATACATTAAAGTATATGTATAGAGAGATGAACAGGaagttaaaaagataatacagagaCCCCAGTACCCTCAcccacccagtttcccccaatgagTACATCTTAACTACAGTATAACATACATAGCAGGAAATTGAAATTGGTATGATGTGTGAGTATAGTTCTATGTCATTGTATCAcgtgtagatttgtgtaaccatcGCTGCAGTCAAAATAGAGAATTGTTCTATTATCACCCAGATCTAGCAGGGAAACTTTTTAGTGAATTCCTTTACTGAATTTACCATGGGCCTATAttactttgtttttactttcatgcatttatttaaaatttttatatagtaaaattcactttttgttttactgttctgtgagttttgacaaatgcatattcATGTAACCATCATAATCAAGAGTAGTGCCGTTACCCCCCGATATTCCCTCTTCCTGTCTCTTCGTGGTCAACCCCTCCCCCATGTCATCCTCTGACAACTACTGATTTGTTCTCCTCTGTAGTcttccttttctagaatgttgcataaatggaataatacagcgTGTAGCCTTTTGGATGTGGCTTCCCTTACCTtgttagcataatgcatttgagagtCGTCCCTGTTGTAGTGTTTAGCAATAGttcattcccttttatggctggataatattccattatatgggatgtatcacagtttatctGTTTACCAGTTAAAgaacatttgagttatttccagtttttggcaattatgaataaagcagctatAAACGTTCttgtgcaggtttctgtgtgaacatacgttttcatttctcttggataaatttACCATACAtctgtattactttttaaaatataaaagtaacagTAATTTGGCATACTACATTTGGCAtctctaatttaaaaatcattgctgTGTGTGAAATCTTATTTTCCATAGACTTTGTGAGACCCCAAAGATATTGATTGAAAAAGCCTTGCAAAGAATAAAGCTCAATACAGATGGTCCAGCTAAAAGTTACCTTCTTTTCATAACAAACTCTTATCATCCAGAGTGGAAATAGCCTCTTTCTGGTTTGGGATTAGACAGGCCTTAGTAGGGTGCAGGTCACATTCCTACATAGGCTGCCTTTCACACTCTGCAGGGAATGGGAAACAAAGCTGCCATTGCCGTAAAACACACTAGATCCTGTCCACTACATGTTGCCTCCTGCAAGGGCTGCTTAAGAGACAGACAGAAGATTTAATCTGAAGAGGGAATATTGAGGCATTTATTGGAAGTACAGAGGATATACAGGGGAGAAGGGGGGTCAGGCATGTGATTGTTTCTCTAAAGTGTTTGCAAAAAAAGCTCTTACTTTTCTCCTGACACTAagatctctctcctctcccaacaTAAGCTCCTCAGCACAAAGGAGCTGTTATCCTAAGGGTTCTCCTACATCTTTTAGATCACGAGACTTTATCATCATTATAATACCACCTAACACCTTTATCAAGCTTTAGAGTTAcaaaagaatttaatatttattatttcttgcaCACAATAGCACTGGGAAGTGGATATAATTATACTCATTTTATAAATCAGGTTAAAAGTCTGGTGAAACTGATTTGGTCTCTAGGTTAATGCTCCCTCACCCCACAGTGCTGATCGGTACCAAAATAAAACCTTTCAAAAATGTTAGATCAGGAATTCAAAGACCTAAATTTCTGATTATAAACTATTACATGctcattgaaaataaaattttaatacagaaaggcataaataaaaataaactatatcaCCACCAACCAGAGATaaacactgttaatattttgacacactttcttttttattttctacacaGATAACTcagaaatgcacacacatatgtatgccctcatatatttgtatattttataactgAATACGTATTATACATACAATCCTAGTCTGCTTCTGTCACTTAACATATCAAGAGCattttcctggggccggccccgtggccgagtggttaagttccagcgctgcgcttcagtggcctggggtttcaccagttcagatactgggcgcggatatggcaccactcgtcaggccatgctgaggtggcatcccacatgccacaactagaagcacccacaactaaaaatatacaactgtgtaccagggggatttggggagaaaaaggaaaaataaaatctttttttaaaaaaagagcattttccctaatgtaataaaaaattctttcataaacattattttgaattaatgatAGCATCACATTATcgacatatattttatattatactatattgaGAGAGAGAACTGTAAGAATGATCCTATTTCCATTTGCACTAGCTCTATTATTAACAAGTGTTAGGCTTAGGAAAGTCAGTCTCCTTTTCTGagcccattttctcatctgtgacaTAAAAGACAGTTTTAAGGTCCCTACCCTTTTATGTGTCCGGTGGGTAAGGGCTAATGTACAATCTGGAATGACTGAGTACTTTTCCTTTATTGAATAGGAGATTCTGGAAAAGTACTGAGTTTCCAGAGCTCTATTGTAACTGAAAGGATTCCTGGGAACAGGTTCAGGCAGTGTGATTCTAGTAAGGAAGAGCTAGCTGCCAAAAGCAGCTCCCAGAATCTGAATGTTGACTATCTTCCTAGTTTACAATATGAGCACTTCCTAGTATACAAGATGGGCAATTCCTCACTTCCCAGAGAGATGGAGGAAATGATACTTGCCTTTAGTCTCATGACTGTGCTATTTCAGAATGTACATGTTAAATGCTTTTGTGTATTTCATTACTTgttcattcattgaataaattCGTGTTAGTCAACAAagtaccaggccctgtgctagacATTGTGCATAGACAGATATCATCCTTGCCATTATGGAGCTGAGATTTGACTGAGGATGACAGACATGAACCAGAAATTGCTTACCTacctaattaattaattactccTATGAAGGAGATGTTCACTGTGCCATGCAAGTATATAATTTGGGGACCCATCTAGAGAGGAAGGTCTGGGAAGACTACATCCCAAAgtgaaattgaatgaaaatggaaGAATTTATACGTTaggaagaatatgaaaaatatattttgtgtctTCTATTCCTTTTTGTACTACTTTTGTactacttttattcctttttgtacacgggctggccccatggctgagtggttgaagttccatgtgctctgttttggcggccccAGCCTGGcgtttatgggtttggatcctgggtgtggacctactccactcatcagccatgctgtagaggcatcccacatacaaagtagaggaatattggcacagatgttagctcagggcgaatcttcctcacaaaaaacaacaacgaaaaaacaaaactataaccATGTAATAATAATATTCTAATAATGTAATCCATTAGCattcattgagtgcttactatgtgccaagtacatTATCCCTTTTAATCCTCAgaataggtgagaaaactgaggctctgattGGGTAACTCTGTGAAAGTCTCATCATTAATGGGTAGTGGGGCCCAGTTGAGTCTAGAGTCTACagttaaaaaaattaggaatggggccggcccagtggtgcagcagttaagttcacatgttccacttcagcggccgggtgtttgccagtttggatcctggatgtggacctatacTCTACTCAGCAAGCCAtacctgtggcaggcatcccaaatataaagtggaggaggatgggcattgttgttagctcacagccaactttcctcatcaaaaagaggaggattggcagcagacgtcagctcaggtctaatcttcctcaaaaaaaaaaaattagctggggctggccccatggccgagtggttaagttcgcgcgctccgctgcaggcggcccagtgtttcgttggttcgaatcctgggcgcggacatggcactgctcatcaggccacgctgaggcagcgtcccacatgccacaactagagggacccccaacgaagaatatacaactatgtaccggggggctttggggagaaaaaggaaaaataaaatctttaaaaaaaaaattaggaaaataataataccagGTAACCCTTACACGAGGTTTACTAGATATCAGGcataaattaactcatttaattctcataagaaCCTTTGGAAGTAGGTGTTATTATAATCATTTCCGCTTTACATGAGGAAGCTAAGctacagagagattaagtaccCTGGTAGTCAAGATTTTACACTACTCTGCCTATAGCTGGCTGTCACACTTTTGCCTATTTACATCATTTTACATAGTTGCACTTATAATGTTCCCTACTATTGTagtattctgtttcttttcattaatCATTATAGCATAAGTATTTTGCCT
This is a stretch of genomic DNA from Equus caballus isolate H_3958 breed thoroughbred chromosome 1, TB-T2T, whole genome shotgun sequence. It encodes these proteins:
- the CNNM1 gene encoding metal transporter CNNM1 isoform X4 gives rise to the protein MAAAAAAAAVGVRLRDCCSRGAVLLLFFSLSPRPPAAAAWLLGLRPEDTAGGRVSLEGGTLRAAEGTSFLLRVYFQPGPAAPTATVPAPTLSPGENGTGDWAPRLVFIEEPPGGSGVAPSAVPTRPPGPQRCREQSDWASDVEVLGPLRPGGVAGSALVQVRVRELRKGEAERGGADGGGKLFSLCAWDGRTWHHHGAAGGFLLRVRPRLYGPGGDLLPPAWLRALGAILLLALSALFSGLRLSLLSLDPVELRVLRNSGSAAEQEQARRVQAVRGRGTHLLCTLLLGQAGANAALAGWLYASLPPGVGDPEEGYGEAGIHFPWLPALVCTGAVFLGAEICPYSVCSRHGLAIASHSVCLTRLLMAAAFPVCYPLGRLLDWALRQEISTFYTREKLLETLRAADPYSDLVKEELNIIQGALELRTKVVEEVLTPLGDCFMLRSDAVLDFATVSEILRSGYTRIPVYEGDQRHNIVDILFVKDLAFVDPDDCTPLLTVTRFYNRPLHCVFNDTRLDTVLEEFKKGKSHLAIVQRVNNEGEGDPFYEVMGIVTLEDIIEEIIKSEILDETDLYTDNRKKQRVPHRERKRHDFSLFKLSDSEMRVKISPQLLLATHRFMATEVEPFKSLYLSEKILLRLLKHPNVIQELKFDEKNKKSPEHYLYQRNRPVDYFVLLLQITRQQYQNALTACHMDSSPQSPDMEAFTDGDSTKAPTTRGTPQTPKDDPAITLLNNRNSLLCSRPDGLRSPGEVVYLRMEEMAFTQEEMTDFEEHSTQQLSLSPAAVPTRAASDSECCNINLDTETSPCSSDFEETVGKKLLRTLSGRKRKRSSDGERASEENSNLTPLIT
- the CNNM1 gene encoding metal transporter CNNM1 isoform X2, with translation MAAAAAAAAVGVRLRDCCSRGAVLLLFFSLSPRPPAAAAWLLGLRPEDTAGGRVSLEGGTLRAAEGTSFLLRVYFQPGPAAPTATVPAPTLSPGENGTGDWAPRLVFIEEPPGGSGVAPSAVPTRPPGPQRCREQSDWASDVEVLGPLRPGGVAGSALVQVRVRELRKGEAERGGADGGGKLFSLCAWDGRTWHHHGAAGGFLLRVRPRLYGPGGDLLPPAWLRALGAILLLALSALFSGLRLSLLSLDPVELRVLRNSGSAAEQEQARRVQAVRGRGTHLLCTLLLGQAGANAALAGWLYASLPPGVGDPEEGYGEAGIHFPWLPALVCTGAVFLGAEICPYSVCSRHGLAIASHSVCLTRLLMAAAFPVCYPLGRLLDWALRQEISTFYTREKLLETLRAADPYSDLVKEELNIIQGALELRTKVVEEVLTPLGDCFMLRSDAVLDFATVSEILRSGYTRIPVYEGDQRHNIVDILFVKDLAFVDPDDCTPLLTVTRFYNRPLHCVFNDTRLDTVLEEFKKGKSHLAIVQRVNNEGEGDPFYEVMGIVTLEDIIEEIIKSEILDETDLYTDNRKKQRVPHRERKRHDFSLFKLSDSEMRVKISPQLLLATHRFMATEVEPFKSLYLSEKILLRLLKHPNVIQELKFDEKNKKSPEHYLYQRNRPVDYFVLLLQGKVEVEVGKEGLRFENGAFTYYGVPAIMTTACSDNEVRKVGSLAGSSVFLNRSPSRGSGLNRSESPNRERSDFGGSNTQLCSSSNNLYTPDYSVHILSDVQFVKITRQQYQNALTACHMDSSPQSPDMEAFTDGDSTKAPTTRGTPQTPKDDPAITLLNNRNSLLCSRPDGLRSPGEVVYLRMEEMAFTQEEMTDFEEHSTQQLSLSPAAVPTRAASDSECCNINLDTETSPCSSDFEETVGKKLLRTLSGRKRKRSSDGERASEENSNLTPLIT
- the CNNM1 gene encoding metal transporter CNNM1 isoform X3, translating into MAAAAAAAAVGVRLRDCCSRGAVLLLFFSLSPRPPAAAAWLLGLRPEDTAGGRVSLEGGTLRAAEGTSFLLRVYFQPGPAAPTATVPAPTLSPGENGTGDWAPRLVFIEEPPGGSGVAPSAVPTRPPGPQRCREQSDWASDVEVLGPLRPGGVAGSALVQVRVRELRKGEAERGGADGGGKLFSLCAWDGRTWHHHGAAGGFLLRVRPRLYGPGGDLLPPAWLRALGAILLLALSALFSGLRLSLLSLDPVELRVLRNSGSAAEQEQARRVQAVRGRGTHLLCTLLLGQAGANAALAGWLYASLPPGVGDPEEGYGEAGIHFPWLPALVCTGAVFLGAEICPYSVCSRHGLAIASHSVCLTRLLMAAAFPVCYPLGRLLDWALRQEISTFYTREKLLETLRAADPYSDLVKEELNIIQGALELRTKVVEEVLTPLGDCFMLRSDAVLDFATVSEILRSGYTRIPVYEGDQRHNIVDILFVKDLAFVDPDDCTPLLTVTRFYNRPLHCVFNDTRLDTVLEEFKKGKSHLAIVQRVNNEGEGDPFYEVMGIVTLEDIIEEIIKSEILDETDLYTDNRKKQRVPHRERKRHDFSLFKLSDSEMRVKISPQLLLATHRFMATEVEPFKSLYLSEKILLRLLKHPNVIQELKFDEKNKKSPEHYLYQRNRPVDYFVLLLQGKVEVEVGKEGLRFENGAFTYYGVPAIMTTACSVNRSPSRGSGLNRSESPNRERSDFGGSNTQLCSSSNNLYTPDYSVHILSDVQFVKITRQQYQNALTACHMDSSPQSPDMEAFTDGDSTKAPTTRGTPQTPKDDPAITLLNNRNSLLCSRPDGLRSPGEVVYLRMEEMAFTQEEMTDFEEHSTQQLSLSPAAVPTRAASDSECCNINLDTETSPCSSDFEETVGKKLLRTLSGRKRKRSSDGERASEENSNLTPLIT
- the CNNM1 gene encoding metal transporter CNNM1 isoform X1 gives rise to the protein MAAAAAAAAVGVRLRDCCSRGAVLLLFFSLSPRPPAAAAWLLGLRPEDTAGGRVSLEGGTLRAAEGTSFLLRVYFQPGPAAPTATVPAPTLSPGENGTGDWAPRLVFIEEPPGGSGVAPSAVPTRPPGPQRCREQSDWASDVEVLGPLRPGGVAGSALVQVRVRELRKGEAERGGADGGGKLFSLCAWDGRTWHHHGAAGGFLLRVRPRLYGPGGDLLPPAWLRALGAILLLALSALFSGLRLSLLSLDPVELRVLRNSGSAAEQEQARRVQAVRGRGTHLLCTLLLGQAGANAALAGWLYASLPPGVGDPEEGYGEAGIHFPWLPALVCTGAVFLGAEICPYSVCSRHGLAIASHSVCLTRLLMAAAFPVCYPLGRLLDWALRQEISTFYTREKLLETLRAADPYSDLVKEELNIIQGALELRTKVVEEVLTPLGDCFMLRSDAVLDFATVSEILRSGYTRIPVYEGDQRHNIVDILFVKDLAFVDPDDCTPLLTVTRFYNRPLHCVFNDTRLDTVLEEFKKGKSHLAIVQRVNNEGEGDPFYEVMGIVTLEDIIEEIIKSEILDETDLYTDNRKKQRVPHRERKRHDFSLFKLSDSEMRVKISPQLLLATHRFMATEVEPFKSLYLSEKILLRLLKHPNVIQELKFDEKNKKSPEHYLYQRNRPVDYFVLLLQGKVEVEVGKEGLRFENGAFTYYGVPAIMTTACSDNEVRKVGSLAGSSVFLPVSVSRTFAFSRGDSLAGSPVNRSPSRGSGLNRSESPNRERSDFGGSNTQLCSSSNNLYTPDYSVHILSDVQFVKITRQQYQNALTACHMDSSPQSPDMEAFTDGDSTKAPTTRGTPQTPKDDPAITLLNNRNSLLCSRPDGLRSPGEVVYLRMEEMAFTQEEMTDFEEHSTQQLSLSPAAVPTRAASDSECCNINLDTETSPCSSDFEETVGKKLLRTLSGRKRKRSSDGERASEENSNLTPLIT